The Saccharopolyspora gloriosae genome has a segment encoding these proteins:
- a CDS encoding single-stranded DNA-binding protein, with product MFETTVAVVGTVLSEPRIRETPGGERVVSFRLAGNSRRYDKEAEKWVDGDRLIVTVHCWRRVADGVIGVVGKTTPVLVSGRLYTREYESAGGWRTSVEVEAAAVGLDLARGNRIPGAADRLAAELDAVKGVSGVDQHRRAAARSG from the coding sequence ATGTTCGAGACGACCGTGGCAGTGGTGGGAACCGTGCTCTCCGAGCCGAGGATCCGGGAGACGCCCGGTGGTGAGCGAGTCGTCAGCTTCCGGCTGGCGGGCAATTCCCGGCGCTACGACAAGGAAGCCGAGAAGTGGGTGGACGGCGACCGCTTGATCGTCACCGTCCACTGCTGGCGGCGGGTGGCCGACGGAGTGATCGGCGTGGTGGGCAAAACCACTCCGGTGCTCGTATCCGGACGCTTGTACACCCGTGAGTACGAATCAGCGGGCGGCTGGCGCACTTCGGTCGAGGTGGAGGCCGCGGCGGTCGGACTGGATCTGGCGCGGGGCAACCGCATTCCCGGAGCCGCCGACCGCCTCGCCGCGGAACTCGACGCCGTCAAGGGCGTCTCCGGGGTGGATCAGCATCGGCGGGCGGCGGCGCGGAGCGGGTGA
- a CDS encoding cytochrome c oxidase assembly protein has product MASETVPPDPRTRSTTVGILVVTAGILAAVVAAALTAMSASDAYAAIGLPDPGTVTSLGLPVVRVLAEAGAVICIGSLLLASFGIPARRSGPLLADGYAAVRTAGWAAAVWCVGAALLVPFTAADATGRPIHEVLNTEVLFGLVDALEEAKAWLLTAVIALVLVVACRVVLSWGWAVVLFAVSLLGLFPVIATGHSASGGAHDIATNSLLFHLFSATLWVGGLVALLAHLARNGAHAGLVARRFSRIALVCWIVMAVSGVLNSFVRVPPDQLVTTTYGVLVLVKIGLLAVLGVIAYFQRERAVRRVEEGADTLLRLGAIEVLTMFATIGVAVALGRTPPPAELGAVPDRTELLIGYPLDGAPTAMKLIFDGRFDLVFGTLSIVLAGLYLYGVHVLRRRGDQWPVGRTIAWLCGCASILFATSSGMGRYAPAMFSVHMGQHMVLSMLAPVLLVLAGPTSLALRTLRPAAKGEPPGAREWLLAFLHSPLTRWLTNPFVALALFVGSFWALYFSGLFDAALPQHWAHLLMNAHFLLVGYVFYWPVIGIDPAPRSMPSLAKVGMVFASMPFHAFFGITLMMSNNVIGSDFYRGLSLPWAQDLLADQNLGGGLAWASGEVPLVVVMLALLIQWSRADEREARRYDRRAAADGDADLAAYNEMLRRLSGGDAAGSGSSGSQSRADG; this is encoded by the coding sequence GTGGCTTCTGAGACCGTTCCGCCCGACCCGCGCACCAGGTCCACCACCGTCGGGATCCTGGTCGTCACGGCCGGGATCCTCGCCGCGGTGGTGGCGGCGGCGCTCACCGCGATGTCGGCGAGCGATGCCTACGCCGCCATCGGACTGCCCGACCCGGGGACGGTGACCAGCCTCGGGCTTCCGGTCGTTCGGGTGCTCGCCGAGGCCGGTGCGGTCATTTGCATCGGATCGTTGCTGCTGGCGTCGTTCGGCATTCCCGCGCGACGGTCCGGGCCGCTGCTCGCCGACGGCTACGCCGCGGTGCGCACCGCAGGCTGGGCCGCTGCGGTGTGGTGCGTCGGTGCCGCGTTGCTCGTGCCGTTCACGGCGGCCGATGCCACCGGCCGCCCGATCCACGAAGTGCTCAACACGGAGGTGCTGTTCGGGCTCGTCGATGCTTTGGAAGAGGCCAAGGCGTGGCTGCTCACTGCCGTGATCGCGCTGGTGCTCGTAGTGGCCTGCCGGGTGGTGCTGTCCTGGGGCTGGGCGGTCGTGCTGTTCGCGGTCTCGCTGCTCGGCCTGTTCCCGGTGATCGCCACCGGGCACTCGGCCAGCGGCGGTGCCCACGACATCGCGACGAACAGCCTGCTGTTCCACCTCTTCTCGGCCACGTTGTGGGTCGGTGGGCTGGTGGCGCTGCTCGCGCACCTGGCGCGCAACGGCGCGCACGCGGGTCTGGTGGCGCGGCGGTTCTCCCGGATCGCCTTGGTCTGCTGGATCGTCATGGCCGTGTCCGGTGTCCTGAACTCCTTCGTGCGGGTTCCGCCGGATCAGCTGGTCACGACGACCTACGGGGTGCTGGTCCTGGTCAAGATCGGGCTGCTGGCCGTGCTCGGCGTCATCGCCTACTTCCAGCGGGAGCGGGCCGTGCGGCGCGTCGAGGAGGGCGCGGACACCCTGCTGCGGCTCGGTGCCATCGAAGTGCTGACGATGTTCGCGACCATCGGGGTCGCCGTCGCGCTCGGGCGCACTCCGCCGCCTGCGGAGCTCGGTGCGGTTCCGGACCGGACCGAGTTGCTGATCGGCTATCCGCTGGACGGGGCGCCGACGGCCATGAAATTGATCTTCGATGGCCGGTTCGACCTGGTATTCGGGACGTTGTCGATCGTGCTCGCCGGGTTGTACCTCTACGGCGTGCACGTGCTGCGCCGCCGCGGGGACCAGTGGCCGGTGGGCCGGACCATCGCCTGGCTGTGCGGCTGCGCCAGCATCCTGTTCGCCACGTCCTCGGGCATGGGCCGGTACGCGCCCGCGATGTTCAGCGTGCACATGGGCCAGCACATGGTGTTGTCCATGCTCGCGCCGGTGCTGCTGGTGCTGGCGGGGCCGACGTCGCTGGCGCTGCGGACGCTGCGGCCCGCGGCGAAGGGGGAGCCGCCGGGTGCGCGGGAGTGGCTGCTGGCATTCCTGCACTCGCCGCTGACCCGGTGGCTGACCAATCCGTTCGTGGCGCTGGCGTTGTTCGTCGGATCGTTCTGGGCGCTGTACTTCTCCGGCCTGTTCGACGCCGCGTTGCCGCAGCACTGGGCGCATCTGCTGATGAACGCGCATTTCCTGTTGGTGGGTTACGTCTTCTACTGGCCGGTGATCGGCATCGACCCCGCACCGCGGTCGATGCCCTCGCTGGCGAAGGTCGGGATGGTGTTCGCTTCGATGCCGTTCCACGCGTTCTTCGGCATCACCTTGATGATGTCGAACAACGTGATCGGGTCGGACTTCTACCGAGGTCTTTCGTTGCCCTGGGCGCAGGATCTGCTGGCGGATCAGAACCTCGGCGGCGGGCTCGCGTGGGCGTCCGGCGAGGTGCCGCTGGTGGTCGTGATGCTGGCGCTGCTGATCCAGTGGTCGCGCGCCGATGAGCGGGAGGCGCGGCGCTACGACCGCAGGGCCGCCGCCGACGGGGACGCGGATTTGGCCGCCTACAACGAGATGCTGCGGCGGCTCTCCGGCGGCGATGCCGCCGGGTCGGGGTCGTCAGGCTCCCAATCTCGCGCTGATGGGTGA
- a CDS encoding acyl-CoA desaturase, with protein MSEAPSSTGQRTGSEFAELSREVREAGLLQRRRGYYGLKITGNLLAFAGLWTAFAFLGDTWWQLVIAALLAVVFAQLAFIGHDAGHKQIFRTRRPNDVVGTAHGGLVGMNFQQWVSGHNRHHANPNHEEHDPDLDVPAVVFTGAQARLRTGFLRWMAKYQAVLFFPLLTLEGLNLHVSGIRSVLSGETKRRRVEGAVLAAHVVLYLAAVFLVLSPGLAVVFILVHQALWGVYMGCAFAPNHKGMPTMTGEKVDFMRRQVLTSRNIRGGPITDFVLGGLNYQIEHHLFPNMPRPHLRRAQPIVERFCAVHGISYTQAGVVQSYRHVLRHLHEMGAPLRAADRARSSV; from the coding sequence ATGAGCGAAGCGCCGTCGAGCACCGGGCAACGCACCGGTAGCGAGTTCGCAGAGCTGTCCCGCGAGGTCCGCGAGGCGGGACTGCTGCAGCGCAGGCGCGGCTACTACGGATTGAAGATCACCGGAAACCTGCTGGCGTTCGCGGGCCTGTGGACGGCGTTCGCCTTCCTCGGCGACACCTGGTGGCAACTCGTCATCGCGGCGCTGCTGGCGGTCGTGTTCGCGCAGCTCGCCTTCATCGGCCACGACGCGGGGCACAAGCAGATCTTCCGGACTCGGCGCCCCAACGACGTGGTCGGCACGGCGCACGGCGGACTGGTCGGCATGAACTTCCAGCAGTGGGTCAGCGGGCACAACCGCCACCACGCCAACCCGAACCACGAGGAGCACGATCCGGACTTGGACGTGCCCGCCGTCGTGTTCACCGGAGCGCAGGCCCGCCTGCGGACCGGTTTCCTCCGTTGGATGGCCAAGTACCAGGCGGTGCTGTTCTTCCCGCTGCTCACGCTCGAAGGGTTGAACCTGCACGTCTCCGGGATCCGGTCGGTGCTGAGCGGGGAGACGAAGCGTCGCCGAGTCGAAGGCGCGGTGCTGGCCGCGCACGTCGTGCTGTACCTCGCGGCGGTGTTCCTGGTGCTCTCGCCCGGTCTCGCCGTCGTGTTCATCCTCGTGCACCAGGCGCTGTGGGGCGTGTACATGGGTTGCGCGTTCGCGCCCAACCACAAGGGCATGCCGACCATGACCGGAGAAAAGGTCGACTTCATGCGCAGGCAGGTGCTGACGTCGCGCAACATCCGTGGTGGGCCGATCACCGATTTCGTCCTCGGCGGGCTGAACTACCAGATCGAGCACCACCTGTTCCCGAACATGCCCCGGCCGCACCTGCGCCGAGCGCAGCCCATCGTGGAGCGGTTCTGCGCCGTGCACGGCATCTCGTACACCCAAGCCGGAGTCGTGCAGTCCTACCGCCACGTGCTGCGGCACTTGCACGAGATGGGGGCTCCGCTGCGGGCCGCCGACCGGGCGAGGAGCTCTGTTTGA
- a CDS encoding DUF5994 family protein: MKAADAAPGRFDGGWWPGSAEPVIEFTELAVALGDAVGPISRVSYHLATWGAMDRKMTIGGRLVRFEGFRAMDPRTVVVIGADGRRVSLLVAPPGTTEDAADTTSSAAGLSGVEDAVALVPLPQGADARAEQRWEAEGGRVAAVR; the protein is encoded by the coding sequence ATGAAGGCGGCCGACGCCGCTCCTGGCCGGTTCGACGGCGGCTGGTGGCCCGGCTCCGCGGAGCCGGTGATCGAGTTCACCGAACTGGCGGTCGCGCTCGGCGACGCGGTCGGACCGATCAGCCGCGTGTCCTACCACCTCGCGACGTGGGGTGCGATGGACCGAAAAATGACCATCGGAGGCCGGCTGGTGCGGTTCGAGGGCTTCCGGGCGATGGATCCGCGCACCGTCGTGGTGATCGGCGCGGACGGTCGGCGGGTGAGCCTGCTGGTCGCGCCACCGGGCACCACCGAGGACGCGGCCGACACGACTAGTTCGGCGGCCGGGCTCTCGGGCGTCGAAGACGCAGTCGCGCTGGTGCCGCTCCCGCAGGGGGCGGACGCCAGGGCGGAACAGCGGTGGGAAGCCGAAGGCGGCCGGGTGGCCGCCGTCCGCTGA
- a CDS encoding VCBS repeat-containing protein, whose amino-acid sequence MGKNGIRAGVGIGALAFAMALVPAGIAAADSSQQSTLDLDGNGTLDSARLSAVGDGSQQVIQFTVDGRTTEATLTGDAYAGTRPMRVLDVNNDGRQELLVTESVGANTEWFGIWDLGADGAPRELTTQDGAPLKINEGGGVAARLGYECGPAGSDGRVLITLAASNESQAPEPAYDGKRIAHDVRDGVAAPVDEYPFAGVGQDDPVLDVAPDSCA is encoded by the coding sequence GTGGGGAAGAACGGAATTCGAGCAGGTGTGGGCATCGGTGCGCTGGCCTTCGCGATGGCGCTGGTCCCGGCGGGAATCGCTGCCGCGGATTCGAGTCAGCAGTCCACATTGGATCTTGATGGAAACGGAACACTCGACTCTGCAAGGCTTTCCGCTGTCGGGGACGGATCACAGCAGGTTATTCAGTTCACAGTAGACGGACGCACCACTGAGGCGACGCTGACCGGGGACGCCTACGCGGGCACGCGGCCCATGCGAGTCCTGGACGTCAACAACGACGGCAGGCAGGAACTGCTGGTCACCGAGTCCGTCGGGGCGAACACCGAGTGGTTCGGCATCTGGGATCTGGGGGCCGACGGTGCTCCGAGGGAGCTGACCACGCAGGACGGCGCACCGCTCAAGATCAACGAAGGTGGGGGTGTGGCCGCGCGGCTCGGATACGAGTGCGGACCGGCCGGATCGGACGGTCGCGTGCTGATCACCCTCGCCGCCTCCAACGAGAGCCAGGCTCCGGAGCCCGCCTACGACGGCAAGCGCATCGCTCATGACGTGCGCGACGGCGTGGCGGCCCCGGTCGACGAGTACCCGTTCGCCGGCGTCGGCCAGGACGACCCGGTGTTGGACGTGGCGCCCGATTCCTGCGCGTGA
- the metE gene encoding 5-methyltetrahydropteroyltriglutamate--homocysteine S-methyltransferase yields the protein MTSTIGSTVLGFPRIGPNRELKRALENYWKSRIGEPELREVARTLRTDTWRSLRDAGLDSVPGNTFSYYDQVLDAAVTFGAVPARFAELGLNPLDTYFAMARGVESAPPLEMTKWFDTNYHYIVPEIGPETEFRLTDQTVVDQYNEAAELGITTRPVVVGPLTFLLLSKPRDGAPESFRPLDKVDDLVAAYAELLGELHRAGVEWVQLDEPAFTADRSQADLDALRTAYRKLGELTERPKILVASYFGDLGDALGVLASAPIDALGVDLVAGQHTVDELPSISALRDKTLVAGLVDGRNIWRTDLDKALKKAATLLGLAGEVSVSTSCSLLHVPYDVEAETDIDPQVKSWLAFAAQKVGEVVTLDRALHQGRESVSAELDDARARITDRAGAERVRNNRVQARLTSLKPEHAQRGDYAKRLAAQQKSLRLPPLPTTTIGSFPQTTDVRKARAALRSGSIDQATYKQRMRDEIERVIRLQEDLGLDVLVHGEPERNDMVQYFSEYMDGFVSTHNGWVQSYGSRCVRPPILFGDVSRPEPITVEWAKYAQKLTEKPVKGMLTGPVTILAWSFVRDDQPLGDTARQVALAIRDEVKDLENAGIRVIQVDEPALRELLPLRSSLHQAYLDWAVESFRLATSGIAESTQIHTHLCYSEFGDVINAIVALDADVTSIEAARSRMEVLDDLNAVGFGRGVGPGVYDIHSPRVPEADGVTDLLKAALAAVPAERLWVNPDCGLKTRGYAEVEAALKNVISATEAVRPASS from the coding sequence TTGACCAGCACAATCGGATCCACCGTGCTCGGATTTCCCAGGATCGGACCGAACCGGGAACTCAAGCGGGCACTGGAGAACTACTGGAAGTCCCGCATCGGTGAACCGGAGCTGCGCGAAGTCGCGCGCACGCTGCGCACCGACACGTGGCGGTCGCTGCGCGACGCCGGGCTGGACTCGGTGCCGGGAAACACGTTTTCGTACTACGACCAGGTGCTCGACGCCGCCGTCACCTTCGGCGCGGTACCCGCCCGGTTCGCCGAACTGGGCCTGAACCCACTGGACACCTACTTCGCGATGGCGCGCGGCGTGGAATCGGCGCCACCGCTGGAAATGACGAAGTGGTTCGACACGAACTACCACTACATCGTCCCGGAGATCGGCCCGGAAACCGAATTCCGGCTGACCGACCAGACGGTCGTGGACCAGTACAACGAGGCCGCCGAACTGGGCATCACGACCCGCCCGGTCGTGGTCGGGCCGCTGACGTTCCTGCTGCTGTCGAAGCCGCGGGACGGCGCCCCGGAGTCGTTCCGCCCACTGGACAAGGTCGACGATCTGGTGGCCGCGTACGCGGAACTGCTCGGCGAACTGCACCGGGCCGGCGTCGAGTGGGTGCAGCTCGACGAACCCGCTTTCACTGCCGACCGCTCCCAGGCCGACCTGGACGCGCTGCGCACCGCCTACCGCAAACTCGGTGAGCTGACGGAGCGGCCGAAGATCCTCGTCGCCTCGTACTTCGGGGATCTCGGTGACGCGCTGGGCGTGCTGGCCTCGGCTCCCATCGACGCGCTGGGCGTGGACCTCGTCGCCGGGCAGCACACGGTGGACGAACTGCCGTCGATCTCGGCGCTGCGCGACAAGACGCTGGTCGCCGGGCTCGTCGACGGCCGCAACATCTGGCGCACCGACCTGGACAAGGCGTTGAAGAAGGCGGCGACGCTGCTGGGCCTGGCCGGTGAGGTCTCGGTCAGCACCTCGTGCTCGCTGCTGCACGTGCCCTACGACGTCGAAGCCGAAACCGACATCGACCCGCAGGTGAAGTCCTGGCTCGCATTCGCCGCGCAGAAGGTCGGCGAGGTCGTGACCCTGGACCGGGCGCTGCACCAGGGCCGCGAGTCGGTGTCCGCGGAACTCGACGACGCGCGCGCACGCATCACGGACCGCGCAGGTGCGGAACGAGTGCGCAACAACCGGGTGCAGGCGCGGCTCACCTCGCTCAAACCGGAGCACGCCCAACGCGGGGACTACGCGAAACGCCTTGCGGCGCAGCAGAAATCCCTGCGCCTGCCGCCGCTGCCGACGACCACCATCGGCTCGTTCCCGCAGACCACCGACGTGCGCAAGGCCCGCGCGGCGCTGCGTTCCGGCAGCATCGACCAGGCCACCTACAAGCAGCGGATGCGGGACGAGATCGAACGCGTCATCCGGTTGCAGGAAGACCTGGGACTCGACGTGCTGGTGCACGGCGAACCGGAACGCAACGACATGGTGCAGTACTTCTCCGAGTACATGGACGGGTTCGTCAGCACCCACAACGGCTGGGTCCAGTCCTACGGCTCCCGCTGCGTGCGCCCGCCGATCCTGTTCGGCGACGTGTCCCGGCCCGAGCCGATCACGGTCGAGTGGGCGAAATACGCGCAGAAGCTCACCGAGAAGCCCGTGAAGGGCATGCTGACCGGCCCCGTCACCATCCTCGCCTGGTCGTTCGTGCGCGACGACCAGCCGTTGGGCGACACGGCGCGGCAGGTCGCGCTCGCCATCCGGGACGAGGTCAAGGACTTGGAGAACGCGGGCATCCGGGTGATCCAGGTCGATGAGCCCGCGCTGCGCGAACTGCTGCCGCTGCGTTCGTCGCTGCACCAGGCTTACCTGGACTGGGCGGTGGAATCGTTCCGCCTGGCGACCTCCGGCATCGCCGAGAGCACGCAGATCCACACCCACCTGTGCTACTCGGAGTTCGGCGACGTCATCAATGCGATCGTGGCGCTCGACGCCGACGTGACGAGCATCGAGGCGGCCCGCTCGCGCATGGAGGTGCTCGACGACCTCAACGCGGTCGGGTTCGGACGCGGTGTCGGGCCGGGCGTGTACGACATCCACTCGCCACGCGTCCCAGAGGCCGATGGGGTCACGGACCTGCTGAAGGCGGCGCTGGCGGCGGTGCCCGCGGAACGCCTGTGGGTGAACCCGGATTGCGGTCTCAAGACCCGCGGCTACGCGGAGGTCGAGGCCGCCCTGAAGAACGTGATCAGCGCGACGGAAGCCGTGCGCCCGGCTTCCAGCTGA
- a CDS encoding bifunctional 2-polyprenyl-6-hydroxyphenol methylase/3-demethylubiquinol 3-O-methyltransferase UbiG codes for MAGEFWNHNVHYHRLVLDTVPDGCGKALDVGCGDGLLVRKLAARANRVTGIDRSRRMIREARRASINLSNVSYVDSDFVDFEAKERGGEYGFISSVAALHHMDFTSALTGMARLLAPGGRLVLIGLARHHTPLDWACDIAAIPAHRILARRHGGVTEPPDLPTRDPAMTWDQVRHAARDLLPGSRYRRLLLWRYALTWQKPEPASS; via the coding sequence GTGGCTGGGGAGTTCTGGAATCACAACGTGCACTACCACCGGCTCGTGCTCGACACGGTCCCGGACGGATGCGGCAAGGCTCTTGACGTCGGATGCGGCGACGGGTTGCTGGTGCGCAAGCTGGCGGCGCGGGCGAACCGCGTCACGGGGATCGACCGCTCCCGCAGGATGATCCGGGAGGCCCGGCGGGCCAGCATCAACCTCAGTAATGTGTCCTATGTGGACTCTGATTTCGTGGACTTCGAGGCGAAGGAGCGCGGCGGCGAATACGGGTTCATCAGCAGCGTCGCCGCGCTGCACCACATGGACTTCACCTCCGCGCTCACCGGCATGGCCCGACTGCTCGCCCCCGGCGGACGCCTGGTGCTCATCGGCCTGGCACGGCACCATACGCCACTCGACTGGGCGTGCGACATCGCGGCGATTCCGGCGCACCGCATCCTCGCCCGTCGCCACGGCGGCGTCACCGAACCTCCCGACCTACCCACTCGGGACCCGGCGATGACCTGGGACCAGGTGCGCCATGCCGCGCGAGACCTGCTGCCCGGCTCCCGGTACCGACGGCTGCTGCTCTGGCGCTACGCCCTCACCTGGCAGAAGCCCGAGCCGGCATCCAGCTGA
- a CDS encoding MarR family winged helix-turn-helix transcriptional regulator: MGIADDAVEVRAQGWRTLAALHGMLETALEKALSTGHGLSVVEYTVLDALSRQDGWHMRMQQLSRAAALSGSATTRLVTRLEDRGLLARILCKDDRRGIYTELTDDGRALLEQARPTHDAALEKSLAEAEQVPELSDLVDAFHRVTARA, encoded by the coding sequence GTGGGTATCGCCGACGACGCGGTCGAAGTGCGCGCGCAAGGCTGGCGCACGCTCGCCGCGCTGCACGGAATGCTGGAAACCGCGCTGGAGAAGGCGCTGAGTACCGGCCACGGCCTGTCCGTCGTCGAGTACACCGTGCTCGACGCGCTCAGCCGCCAGGACGGTTGGCACATGCGGATGCAGCAGCTCAGCCGTGCCGCTGCGCTCAGCGGCAGCGCCACGACCAGGCTCGTGACCAGGCTCGAAGATCGCGGCCTGCTCGCCCGGATCCTGTGCAAGGACGACCGACGCGGCATCTACACCGAGCTCACCGACGACGGCCGCGCCCTGCTCGAGCAGGCCCGCCCCACCCACGATGCGGCACTCGAAAAGTCCCTCGCCGAGGCCGAACAGGTGCCGGAGCTCAGCGACCTCGTCGACGCCTTCCACCGCGTCACCGCCCGAGCCTGA
- a CDS encoding SDR family NAD(P)-dependent oxidoreductase, whose translation MNTDMSGRTALVTGSTSGIGQAIAASFARAGADVVVNGRSRERVDRTVDALRAETGGNVRGIAADIGTAEGAETLFAELPDVDVLVNNAGIFSATPVFEISDAEWSRFFEVNVLSGVRLARHYTPRMVQRGWGRVIFISSESSIFIPTEMVHYGMTKTAQLSVARGMAQEVKGTGVTVNSVLPGPTLTPGVAEFIGSRVGPDVPFEEAERRFIAEERPSSLLGRLIRPEEVANLVLYAGSEAGSATTGAALRVDGGVAPSLT comes from the coding sequence ATGAACACCGACATGTCCGGCCGCACGGCGCTGGTCACCGGCTCCACCAGCGGAATCGGCCAGGCGATCGCCGCGAGCTTCGCCCGCGCCGGAGCCGACGTCGTGGTCAACGGCAGGTCCCGCGAACGAGTCGACAGAACCGTCGACGCCCTGCGCGCCGAGACCGGCGGCAACGTACGCGGGATCGCCGCGGACATCGGCACCGCCGAGGGCGCTGAGACGCTGTTCGCCGAACTGCCCGACGTGGACGTCCTGGTGAACAACGCCGGGATCTTCTCCGCCACCCCGGTATTCGAGATCAGCGACGCCGAGTGGAGCCGATTCTTCGAGGTCAACGTGCTGTCCGGAGTGCGCCTCGCCCGGCACTACACACCGCGCATGGTGCAGCGCGGCTGGGGACGAGTGATCTTCATCAGCAGCGAGTCCTCGATCTTCATCCCGACCGAGATGGTGCACTACGGGATGACGAAGACAGCCCAGCTCTCCGTGGCGCGCGGCATGGCGCAGGAGGTCAAGGGCACCGGTGTCACCGTGAACAGCGTGCTGCCCGGGCCGACGCTCACCCCCGGCGTCGCCGAGTTCATCGGCAGCCGGGTCGGCCCGGACGTTCCGTTCGAGGAGGCCGAACGCCGCTTCATCGCCGAGGAACGCCCGAGTTCCCTGCTGGGACGGCTGATCCGGCCGGAAGAGGTGGCGAACCTGGTGCTCTACGCCGGTTCCGAAGCGGGCTCCGCGACCACCGGCGCCGCGCTGCGCGTCGACGGCGGAGTCGCCCCGTCGCTGACCTGA